In Bacillus sp. NP247, one DNA window encodes the following:
- a CDS encoding thiol-disulfide oxidoreductase DCC family protein yields MIVFYDSWCPMCTAVAERTKKLDKKGKMTFVSFRDDDVVKKYDLSQELQSKMEQRMYILKNNKWYDGIHSINVLAKAVPSYWFVVPFIKLSIVLGFGSKVYDYIANNRKLVPVGHCREGVCEIPSKK; encoded by the coding sequence ATGATTGTTTTCTATGATAGTTGGTGTCCGATGTGTACTGCAGTGGCAGAGCGTACGAAGAAATTAGATAAAAAGGGTAAAATGACATTTGTTTCATTTCGAGATGATGATGTAGTTAAGAAGTATGATCTTTCTCAAGAACTACAAAGTAAGATGGAACAAAGAATGTATATTTTAAAAAATAATAAATGGTATGACGGAATTCATAGCATAAACGTATTAGCGAAGGCCGTTCCATCTTATTGGTTTGTAGTGCCTTTTATAAAACTATCTATCGTACTTGGATTTGGAAGTAAAGTATACGATTATATCGCTAACAATAGAAAACTTGTCCCAGTCGGACATTGCCGCGAAGGGGTTTGTGAAATCCCTTCAAAAAAATGA